Proteins found in one Neomonachus schauinslandi chromosome 1, ASM220157v2, whole genome shotgun sequence genomic segment:
- the TAGLN3 gene encoding LOW QUALITY PROTEIN: transgelin-3 (The sequence of the model RefSeq protein was modified relative to this genomic sequence to represent the inferred CDS: deleted 1 base in 1 codon), producing the protein MANRGPSYGLSREVQEKIEQKYDADLENKLVDWIILQCAEDIEHPPPGRAHFQKWLMDGTVLCKLINSLYPPGQEPIPKISESKMAFKQMEQISQFLKAAEIYGVRTTDIFQTVDLWEGKDMAAVQRTLMALGSVAVTKDDGCYRGEPSWFHRKAQQNRRGFSEEQLRQGQNVIGLQMGSNKGASQAGMTGYGMPRQIM; encoded by the exons ATGGCTAACAGGGGCCCGAGCTACGGCTTAAGCCGAGAGGTGCAGGAGAAGATCGAGCAGAAGTATGACGCGGACCTGGAGAACAAGCTGGTGGACTGGATCATCCTGCAGTGCGCCGAGGACATAGAGCACCCG CCCCCCGGCCGAGCCCATTTTCAGAAATGGTTAATGGACGGGACG GTCCTGTGCAAGCTGATAAACAGTTTATACCCTCCAGGACAGGAGCCCATTCCCAAGATCTCTGAGTCAAAGATGGCTTTTAAGCAGATGGAGCAAATCTCCCAGTTCCTAAAAGCTGCAGAGATCTACGGCGTCAGGACCACTGACATTTTTCAGACGGTGGATCTATGGGAAG GGAAGGACATGGCGGCCGTGCAGAGGACCCTGATGGCTCTCGGCAGTGTTGCGGTCACCAAGGATGACGGCTGTTACAGGGGAGAGCCATCCTGGTTTCACAG GAAGGCTCAGCAGAATCGGAGAGGATTTTCAGAGGAGCAGCTTCGCCAGGGACAGAACGTCATCGGCCTGCAGATGGGCAGCAACAAGGGGGCCTCCCAGGCGGGCATGACGGGGTACGGGATGCCCAGGCAGATCATGTGA